From a region of the Leptospira kmetyi serovar Malaysia str. Bejo-Iso9 genome:
- a CDS encoding SixA phosphatase family protein — MKQIHLIRHSKSDWESEFKSDHERPLSERGKKNARSLRKYLAKIEFKTDLFLVSDSKRTLDTYKIISKKRDLSSEMIVTEELYESDSEDILAKIRKLDSKILSTTLLGHNPGMEEIANRLIRGKEDLSSSESVFYKFPTSGFLSIQIETESWEESGKVPGKIIRFWIPG, encoded by the coding sequence TTGAAACAAATTCATTTAATCAGGCATTCCAAATCGGACTGGGAATCGGAATTCAAATCCGATCACGAAAGACCTCTTTCGGAAAGAGGAAAGAAAAATGCTCGCTCTCTTCGTAAGTATTTAGCGAAGATAGAGTTCAAGACGGATCTATTTTTAGTTTCGGATTCTAAAAGGACCCTGGATACTTATAAGATTATATCAAAGAAAAGAGATTTGTCCTCCGAAATGATAGTTACAGAAGAATTGTATGAGTCGGACAGCGAAGACATTCTCGCAAAAATCAGAAAGCTCGATTCCAAAATATTGAGCACAACTTTATTAGGTCATAATCCCGGCATGGAAGAAATCGCAAACCGACTCATTCGAGGTAAAGAAGATTTGTCATCGTCCGAATCCGTGTTTTATAAGTTTCCGACTTCCGGTTTTTTAAGTATACAAATCGAAACCGAATCTTGGGAAGAATCGGGTAAGGTTCCCGGAAAAATAATTCGCTTTTGGATACCCGGATGA